The following are encoded in a window of Vigna unguiculata cultivar IT97K-499-35 chromosome 8, ASM411807v1, whole genome shotgun sequence genomic DNA:
- the LOC114194378 gene encoding heterogeneous nuclear ribonucleoprotein 1, whose product MQSDNGKLFIGGISWDTNEERLREYFSTYGEVVEAVIMKDRTTGRARGFGFVVFSDPAVAEIVIKEKHNIDGRMVEAKKAVPRDDQNILSRNSGSIHGSPGPGRTRKIFVGGLASTVTESDFKKYFDQFGTITDVVVMYDHNTQRPRGFGFITYDSEEAVDKVLLKTFHELNGKMVEVKRAVPKELSPGPSRTPLGGYNYGLSRVNSFLNGFTQGYSPSTVGGYGLRADGRFSPVANGRSGFAPFGSGYGMSMNFEPGLNAGFGGNANFNSNLSYGRGVNPYFIGSSNRFGSPVGFESGNGGNNSFFSSVTRNLWGNGGLSYGTNSANSNAYIGSGSGSIGGNTFGNTGVNWGGSSAISGQGGGNNMSQSSGNLGYGSGDNNYGLGTGGYGRNTGTTFAPTSSYSASNGGVDGAFADFYNNSSVYGDPTWRSSNSERDGSGPFGYGLGGAASDVSTKSSPGYVGGYTVNKRQPNRGIAT is encoded by the exons ATGCAATCAGATAATGGCAAGTTATTTATCGGTGGAATATCATGGGACACAAATGAGGAGCGACTCAGGGAGTATTTCAGTACTTATGGGGAGGTTGTGGAAGCAGTGATAATGAAGGATCGGACAACAGGTAGAGCCAGAGGATttggttttgttgttttttccgACCCTGCTGTCGCTGAAATAGTCATAAAAGAGAAGCACAACATTGACGGAAGGATG GTTGAGGCAAAGAAAGCGGTTCCCAGGGATGATCAGAACATACTGAGTAGAAACAGTGGCAGCATCCATGGTTCACCTGGTCCTGGTCGCACTAGAAAGATATTTGTTGGAGGTTTAGCATCAACAGTGACGGAGAGTGATTTCAAAAAGTACTTTGATCAGTTTGGGACTATAACAGACGTTGTAGTTATGTATGATCACAACACTCAGAGACCAAGAGGTTTTGGATTTATCACGTATGATTCTGAGGAGGCTGTTGACAAGGTCTTACTAAAGACATTTCATGAATTGAACGGGAAAATGGTTGAGGTCAAGCGAGCAGTTCCTAAGGAATTATCACCAGGACCAAGCCGCACCCCACTCGGTGGATATAACTATGGTCTTAGTAGGGTCAATAGTTTCTTAAATGGCTTCACTCAGGGGTATAGTCCAAGTACTGTTGGAGGCTATGGACTTCGAGCCGATGGTAGATTCAGTCCTGTTGCCAATGGTAGAAGTGGATTTGCTCCATTTGGATCAGGCTATGGAATGAGCATGAATTTTGAGCCTGGTTTGAATGCTGGATTTGGGGGGAATGCAAATTTCAACAGCAATCTTAGCTACGGGCGGGGAGTAAATCCTTATTTTATTGGCAGCTCCAATCGGTTTGGCAGTCCTGTTGGATTTGAAAGTGGCAATGGAGGAAACAATTCTTTCTTCAGTTCTGTGACTCGAAATTTGTGGGGTAATGGTGGCCTTAGTTATGGAACAAATTCTGCAAATTCCAATGCGTACATTGGATCAGGGAGTGGAAGTATTGGTGGGAATACATTTGGCAACACTGGAGTCAACTGGGGTGGTTCTTCAGCAATTTCTGGGCAGGGAGGAGGGAACAACATGTCACAAAGTAGTGGCAACCTGGGATATGGAAGTGGTGACAATAATTATGGCTTGGGGACTGGAGGGTATGGAAGAAACACTGGTACCACTTTTGCACCAACATCTTCGTACTCTGcatcaaatggtggtgttgatgggGCTTTTGCAGACTTTTACAATAATAGTTCTGTTTATGGAGACCCCACTTGGCGCTCTTCAAATTCTGAGAGAGATGGATCTGGTCCCTTCGGTTATGGACTTGGTGGAGCAGCTTCTGATGTTTCTACCAAGAGTTCTCCAGGTTATGTTGGTGGTTATACTGTTAATAAGAGGCAGCCAAATAGGG GAATCGCGACATAG
- the LOC114195631 gene encoding putative MO25-like protein At5g47540 — MKKALFKQKPKTPVELVRHARELILFVESKTCTRESKREEKLAELNKTILEIRTALYGNGESEPNADACSQITREFFTDDTFRIFILYLGKLKLGARQDATHIIANLQRQRVCSTIVASQYLEKNLDLVGMLICGYDQEGDVALTFGAVARECIRHQSVAKYVLESENMKKFFEYIQIPNFEIASDAVATFKELLTRHKPTVAEFLSKNYDWFFQEYNSQLLESTSYFTRRYAIKLLGDMLLDRSNSSVMVRYVSSLDNMRILMNLLRDSNKTIQLDTFHVFKLFVANQNKPPEVVSILVTNKHKLLQFLENFNCEKADDHFQADKQQVISEIIALQLKDQPCKSLDNCEVPC; from the exons ATGAAGAAAGCTCTCTTCAAGCAAAAGCCCAAAACGCCGGTGGAGCTGGTGCGCCATGCCCGAGAACTCATCCTCTTCGTCGAGTCCAAAACATGCACGCGTGAAAGCAAACGCGAAGAGAAG CTAGCAGAGCTAAACAAAACGATACTGGAGATAAGGACGGCTCTGTACGGAAACGGTGAATCAGAGCCGAATGCCGACGCGTGTTCTCAGATCACTCGCGAGTTTTTCACAGATGATACATTTCGGATTTTCATTCTCTATCTGGGAAAACTCAAACTCGGG GCTCGCCAAGATGCAACGCATATAATTGCAAACTTGCAACGGCAACGAGTTTGTTCGACAATAGTTGCTTCTCAGTACCTAGAGAAAAACTTGGATCTTGTGGGCATGCTCATTTGCGG TTATGACCAAGAGGGTGACGTTGCTTTGACGTTTGGTGCGGTTGCAAGGGAGTGCATACGCCACCAGAGTGTAGCAAA ATATGTGTTGGAATCAGAAAACATGAAGAAGTTCTTTGAGTACATTCAGATACCAAATTTTGAGATAGCATCCGATGCTGTTGCAACTTTTAAA GAGTTATTGACAAGACATAAACCTACAGTTGCtgaatttctttcaaaaaattatGACTGG TTCTTCCAAGAATACAACTCTCAGTTGCTTGAATCCACCAGTTATTTCACAAGGCGGTACGCTATCAAG TTATTGGGGGATATGTTATTGGATCGCTCGAATTCTTCTGTAATGGTTCGGTATGTGAGCTCGTTGGATAATATGAGGATCCTCATGAACCTCCTAAGA GATTCAAATAAGACAATTCAATTGGACACCTTCCACGTTTTCAAG CTATTTGTTGCAAATCAAAATAAGCCCCCTGAAGTTGTGAGCATCCTCGTCACAAACAAACACAAGCTTTTGCAATTTTTGGAAAACTTCAATTGCGAGAAAG CGGACGACCATTTTCAAGCAGATAAACAACAAGTAATTAGCGAGATAATCGCTCTTCAACTCAAGGATCAACCATGCAAATCTTTGGACAATTGTGAAGTTCCATGCTGA
- the LOC114193694 gene encoding cytochrome b561 and DOMON domain-containing protein At2g04850 produces MLFLFLSLLCSLPHIAFSSHCTVETATKTFQKCMNLPTQQASIAWTFHPHNSTLELVFFGSFISPSGWVGWGINPTSPEMTGTRALIAFPDPNSGQIVLLPYILDPTVKLQKAPLLSRPLDIHLLSSTAAMYGGKMATVHNGATIQIYGTMKLQTNKTKIHLVWNRGLYVQGYSPTIHPTTSTDLSSIATFDVLSGSSAPQHTDLTMLRVIHGTLNAISWGLLLPIGAITARYLRHIQALGPAWFYAHAGVQLFGFVLGTVGFGIGIRLGQLSPGVEYRLHRKLGIAVFCLGALQTLALLFRPNTRNKFRKYWKSYHHFVGYSCVVLGFVNVFQGFEVMGASRSYAKLTYCLGLSTLIGLCIALEVNSWVVFCRKSKEDKMRREGFIATSHKGTSSAIHN; encoded by the exons atgctttttcttttcctctccCTTCTATGCTCCCTTCCCCACATCGCATTCTCATCCCACTGCACCGTCGAAACAGCCACGAAAACGTTCCAAAAATGCATGAACCTCCCAACCCAACAAGCCTCCATAGCATGGACATTCCACCCTCACAACTCAACCTTGGAACTCGTCTTCTTCGGAAGCTTCATATCACCTTCTGGGTGGGTTGGATGGGGCATAAACCCCACATCACCGGAAATGACAGGAACACGTGCATTAATAGCTTTCCCCGACCCAAACTCAGGCCAAATAGTTCTTCTACCTTACATATTAGACCCCACAGTGAAGCTCCAAAAAGCTCCACTGCTCTCTCGCCCTCTTGACATCCACCTCCTCTCCTCCACCGCCGCCATGTACGGCGGAAAAATGGCCACCGTGCACAACGGCGCCACCATCCAAATCTACGGCACCATGAAACTGCAAACCAACAAAACGAAGATCCACCTTGTTTGGAACAGGGGACTTTACGTGCAGGGCTACTCCCCCACCATTCATCCAACCACCTCCACCGACCTGTCTTCCATTGCCACCTTTGACGTGTTGTCGGGATCCTCTGCTCCTCAGCACACGGATCTCACCATGCTGAGAGTGATCCATGGCACCCTCAACGCCATCTCCTGGGGCCTTCTCCTACCCATCGGAGCCATCACCGCACGCTACCTTCGCCACATTCAAGCACTCGGACCCGCATGGTTCTATGCTCATGCAG GAGTACAACTGTTTGGTTTCGTTCTGGGGACGGTGGGGTTTGGCATCGGAATCCGGCTGGGGCAACTGTCGCCGGGAGTGGAGTACAGGCTTCACCGGAAGCTTGGAATCGCAGTGTTCTGCTTAGGGGCGTTGCAGACTCTGGCACTGTTGTTTAGGCCAAACACGAGGAACAAGTTCAGAAAGTACTGGAAATCGTACCACCACTTTGTAGGGTACTCGTGTGTGGTGCTTGGGTTTGTGAATGTGTTTCAAGGATTTGAGGTGATGGGTGCAAGCAGGTCCTACGCCAAGTTGACGTATTGCTTAGGGCTCTCTACTCTCATTGGCCTTTGCATTGCTTTGGAGGTCAATTCTTGGGTTGTTTTCTGCAGAAAATCCAAGGAAGATAAGATGAGGAGAGAAGGCTTCATTGCAACTTCTCACAAAGGAACTTCAAGTGccattcacaattaa